A window of Malania oleifera isolate guangnan ecotype guangnan chromosome 5, ASM2987363v1, whole genome shotgun sequence contains these coding sequences:
- the LOC131155988 gene encoding uncharacterized protein LOC131155988 codes for MTVKNRYPLPRIDKLFDQLQGTHVFSKIDMRYGYHQLKVKLEDVLKTAFQSRLMKIAHLIPIKVSHSVDKLVELYVQEIVRLHEMPMSIVLDRDQQFTFWIWKSL; via the exons ATGACAGTGAAGAATAGATACCCATTACCTAGAATTGATAAGctatttgaccagctacagggcacacatgtcttctctaagatcgatatGCGATATGggtatcatcagctgaaggtgaaatTGGAAGATGTACTGAAGACTGCATTCCAGAgtag GTTGATGAAGATAGCCCATTTAATCCCAATAAAAGTTAGTCATTCCGTGGATAAGTTGGTAgagttatatgttcaagagatagttagattgcacgAAATGCCGATGTCAATTGTCTTAGATAGAGATCAACAGTTTACTTTCTGGATCTGGAAGAGTCTTTAA